The Sabethes cyaneus chromosome 1, idSabCyanKW18_F2, whole genome shotgun sequence DNA segment aaacgaactTCCGTAGgaatcgtaaaattgctgcaaggtacaataattgtttgctaacttcgctagttcactatttttcaaaaaatattcctaTTGGCAATCGCCCAGTTAACTTCGAGGTAAgatgctggtctgacaagccagtcgtcgtatgttcgaatctcggctaggcggtgtttgctagatagtcagtaggatcattacactggctccgtaattttcctgtactttatacagtcggctgcgaagtctgtcgataaagaagggtaatttctaatgacggtttaagcccatggCTTTACTTtgctattggccttgccagcgttgaaagacatttcgtaggctgctcgcacttacaggaaatctcataccgaacaaaagcaaaaatatttctctttctttttttctcacgcaaatcCCTGaacaacgctggcaaggccaattggcaacggtgagacacagagacgtgggtgacactgagacatagctttcgccatgcaattttttttcctgtgttcAATTGCATATCAATCCATAGGGATTGACTGTAAATGATTTCTTGAGTGTAAGTTAAAAGACAGATGTCCAGGATTTGTCCTTTATatgaatactagctgacccgacaaacttcgtattgcaacaaattaacctgtgttgtacataaatcatgaatctcggatgatctttgtcacaatctcgagttttacaagcctcccagtgggcggcgcttccgacggcgggtcaccaccaacactcgcgaccgtctcgtcctgaatgatctagtgttactatagatagtttttgtggtcttgtattgactaatgttttatggaagagtctcgaatttctcgagttcgattagtttttgagtttcgcaaaaatttctgttttatttgtatgagagtccatatccccctatcataggggtgagaggtctctaactatcgtaaaataaattcaagactccaaaatctcccacatgccaaatttggttccatttgcttgagtagttctcaagttataaggaaatttgaatttcatttgcatgggagctcccctcttaaaaggggaaggggtcgtaattcaccatagaaaaaaattctgccatctaaaactcccacatgccaaatttggttccatttgattgattagttctcgagataagaggaaatttgcatttcatttgtatggaagcccaccctcttaaaggggagatgggctataattcgctttctaaagagaggggtctcaccatagaaaaaaatcttgcgtccaaaaccacttacatgtcaaatttggttccatttgcttgattagttctagagttatgaggaaatttgtatttcgtttgtatgagagccccccctcttaaaaaggtaaggggtcctaattcatcatagaaaaaatggttgcctccaaaaacacccacatgccaaatatggttccatttgcttgattagttctcgaattctgaggaaatttgaattgcatttgtgtagaagcaccccctcttaaagttgggaggggtcctaattcaccatagaaaatatttttgcctccagaaacctccacatgccaaatttggttctatttgcttgattagttctcgagttatgaggaaatttgaatttcatttataagagagccccccctcctaaagtgggtaggggtcccaattcatcataaaaaaaatttttgtctccaaaaacacccacgtgtcaaatttggttccatttgcttgattagttctcgagttatgaggaaattcgtatttcgtttgtataggagccccccctcttaaagtgaggaggggttctaattcaccatagaaaatattcatgccctagaaaactttcacatgccaaatttggttccatttgcttgataaattctcgagttatgaggaaatttgcatttcatttgtataggagccccccttcctaaagtggggaggggtcccaattcatcatagaaaaaaattttgtctccaaaaacacccacgtgccaaattttgttccatttgcttgattagttctcgagttatgaggaaatttgtatttcgtttgtataggagccccccctcttaaagtggggaggggtccttatttaccatagaaaatattcttgccctcgaaaacttccacatgccaatttttgttccatttgcttgattagttcttcagttatgaggaaatttgtatggaagcccccccttttaaagaggagaggagttataattccccttataaagaggggaggggtctcaatttactatagaataaattcttgtcaccgaaaacacccacatgccaaattttgttctatttgcttgattagttgtcgagttatgcagaaatttgtgtctcatttgtatgggagccccccctcttagtggggggaggggtttctaaccatcactaaaacctttcctggccccaaaaaacctctacatgcatattttcatgccgattggttcagtagttttcgattctataaggaacatacggacagacagacagacagacagacagacagacagacagacagacagacagacagaaatccttctttataggtatagataaatgtatatgtgaaaataatcggaattttcagTCATACCCAACAATAATGTATTGGGGGTATTGGTAcgtttaacaagtagtcgttttgacttctacaccttttgttcaatgctggaaggtgcaagggtcgaaccaagctataatctgagattataatcggGTTCGAATGCACCACACCCGCCAggacatgtggctcgctggtacttgtaccttggAACCATAGAGGCGACTCTATGGTTGGGGATACACAGGGTATAGACATTTGGAAAATTTAATCTCGACctcatcacagagaacagacatccaagtgaaaggtccccacttggataaaacttatgttaaattagttgggaaactatagtgatgatgtcgctaaaggcgcataaaattctacaataaactcacaacagctagcttctggcgctagcataacggttacagtccatatatactagcgccagaggagccaaaggttgtcagtgtgcaaatcaaaagaatcatttagttgggaaactatagtggtggtgacgctagcatattaggtgattttaatttgaaattttatccaagaattcccgaaaaatttgttcctgaatggatgtctgttctctgtgacctCATCTAGcaaacattataaatttgcgtaacaaactgTTAAACCTTAAACACGGCTCCTTTAAGTTCGAGCTTAATCAAATAaacgaaattattaaaaaatttaaaaaacccACCTTTTTTAAACCTTCATCGTTCATCATTTGAATAGCCTTGTTGCGATATTTTGGCACAGTCATGAAATATTTAATAGCTTCTTCATATCTCTGAATACGTGTTATATATTGTACTGCCGACACAATAGATATGCACACGAATATTACAATACGAACGTCAATTGAAGTGTGCCTTCGATAGTAACGATAAAAATGAGAGTAATATTCGTTAGGATTATCCAACATATAATTATAGTCCAACCGCGATCCTTCTTCTCGCAAAATTTCATACGCACGAGCGATTCGTTTAAACATGTCCTCAGCTTCATGTTTTGCTGTACCACCTCTATGCACATCGGGATGATATTTTTTTGCCAGTTGGCGATAATTACGAGATATTTCTTGCCTTGTAGAATCTCTGTTTACGTTTAGTAATTCATAGCAATTTTCTTTTCCACAATACAATCCTTCAAGTGAAATCGCGCAAGAGAGAGatactaaattaaaaaaaataaccagAGTAAACTTCATCGTTACAAAAACACTGTATTAAATGTTAATCTTCggtctgcggtctgtttgtaaacaagggcgccagtgtctgccagatgacgtcaccttgatttggtctatacacGCTCATTTATTTTAACTCTAAATTGAGTAAAATTGTACTCAGTTTCGCAAAAAGTggacagcaaagtttcgttaattggtggttcgttaattgggcggttcgttaattcaagagcaacatttcaatagggcccaagtgcaaaatataaaaaaaactggttttttggttatatttaaagcttttttaagtatctataataataccaaatatcatagcgatttgaaaactttatgagtcttaataagcaaatttgaaaaagccttatgtgaaaactggcaacaaagttttcattttgtgccTTAGGCCTTTTGTATGAAAAAGCCTATacgcagtttgtgttttgttttgcattcggccctatttttgttgtgggATTTCTACGCATAGTGGCGAATAATCACTggccagcggggtgctatccctatcttaacaaacggtgtttgacagtcgacttaacgaagggcgctattcgCGCTattgcaagaaatagcgcccgcctgacaggtagatttgctgccaaccttgtcgagatgtgctgagatgttggcaacaaaaacatggcacccatcgcaagcccctgtcaCTGGCCATCTCCGGTTAAGTACGTTTAGTAAGTAATAAAtacacaatttttgaatttccgTTGGTAATCAATTGTTAACAgtgcaaattaaatattttagaaacagCCAGTTCTGCAGTTGCTGCTGCGAAGATGATCCCCGCCGTACAATTGCGCGAGAGACTCGACGGACGACCGAAAAAAACAATACGATGCTACCTGCATAAATAACACGGTCATTCACATACACGACATGTTTAGTACTTAAGCCTGCgcggcaacaaaaatttaagttactTTTCGGTTTACACGAAAAAAACTATTTCGCTGTATTTATATATCACCTGTGGAGGAACCGGACAGAGTTCGTTAGTAGCGCGCCCGAGACATTTACTATCGCTGAACTGCCAAGGCGTGATGCACTTGCACGCTGTGGTGAGTTAGAAATGCTAAATgaatgaactgctgctgcttcacactACCAATAGCGACTGCCGCACTGCCGCACCTCACGGGTAACACGTCCCGCTTCATAAACCTGTTGAACGGTGGCAGATTTGCcgatgaaattaaaccccaacttttctagtagaaataataaagcagatcggtgtcccagttacgaatttttaaccttttctagcCATTGCGCTTCAAAACAACGTGATAAAAAAAGGCCAAACGCGAAACGCTGTTTAAAAACTggcccaacaccaaaatcatatcaccactgacagtaaataaaagcctcatgtcaaaggccccatcaacaattgataatcaaatcagccttatgaaaaagtcgtattaccgaatgatctccgaaaacggccaaacgcatatttttgcaaattacaaagtaaatcaatgtttttttctgctagttgttgcattacacattaaactattatgtttttgcatcataatgtgacattcaattctaagcaacactgtttatatcaaataaggagttaaaaaatgatgctcaagtttcaacatcgattttctcgaaactgtcagttttgacttcggcctatttgaaatgttgctcatgaattgggcgttcgctaattgcacgctcaacctcggctactcaaaattgagtaaaaaactactcagtttcggaaaaaccgtgggtacgcaaaaatgagtaaaggtgctgtcactcaaaaatgagtaggcatacattttctccaaaatgagtagtttttgcacagttttatttacttggataaatgggtggaaactactcatttttgagtaaccaggcattttgtcaaaacagagtagtttctactcagtttaattaactagaataatgggtggaaactactcattttattgaaggaaatggttagaaaatactcatttcgaatatgttatttcaattaaaatatcTAATTTAGTATGATGTAttattatgaatatttatttgtaattaatTTGTAAATTAATGTAATGCATTACGAACATCGGAAAAAGTTTCACATTATTTGAACTTAAGTTTTGAGTTTGCCCTCATTCTAccgttttcaatccgaatttcgttttctttatctcgtttcaaagatatgacccaaaactggcacCTAAAGTAAGTTgaggaatattttgttgactaatggccacttcagcgtcggtttcggaacatccggtaactgTTTCGGgtgacatttttgacgtaggactacgtctttgtttacatatactgggtagcaatttgtgaaaacgaaaatagaagtgtaacgttttaatgaatctttcaaatgatattgtcaattgcaaggaaaattgtccaatcaatcagTGCgctatcgctcataaaagtgctattttagcttaaatcgtttcagtctcttaggcgcacttattgcttggaagataacgaaaaagtgcgcctaagacaccgaaacgatttaagctaaaatagcacttttatgagcgatatcgcactttggatggtacaattttccttgcaattgacaataataactactaaactactgaatgaaaccgaaccgggatttctgtctatctgtctgtctgttcgtatgttccttatatactcggaaactactaagccgttcggcgtgaaaatttgcatttagggGTTCTTGGGGCCAAgaacccaagcagcaccatttgttgcatgaagggttacgcaactataattgaaacattcaaatatggtaaaagttcgcatcagttacctttatcgaactgttatgtgattgaaaaagcgcaagaggtggagcctatatgcaaccaattgttacacagatgttttatggaacatcaatgcgcgttatctatccattcgcgactacgatactaaaagagattttaagcctgttcgcactcccacgaaatcctatgccgcgttgtcaaaacttgcgtgaaaacaaaaacaaaaatactttcttctcttttttcctcgcacaaaaaccaaacaattatgagcaacttcatcacgaattatgtttagcgggaaccgggatttcctctctgggctccaagacgaaacttatttacattaataaatattcttaatgcgactttagttttttgggcctattatgagctaatctccatgccattcaaaatttatcgtgcaaaatataattttgctttgtat contains these protein-coding regions:
- the LOC128746027 gene encoding dnaJ homolog subfamily C member 25 homolog, producing MKFTLVIFFNLVSLSCAISLEGLYCGKENCYELLNVNRDSTRQEISRNYRQLAKKYHPDVHRGGTAKHEAEDMFKRIARAYEILREEGSRLDYNYMLDNPNEYYSHFYRYYRRHTSIDVRIVIFVCISIVSAVQYITRIQRYEEAIKYFMTVPKYRNKAIQMMNDEGLKKISTCKLSRSAQREESEKNIRRVIEENLDIQGAYAKPRITDILWVKIVLLPYTVYKMLKWNIVWIYKFSILRQPYGNEEKLYLIRKNMSLGVNQFSAIDNKKIEEYMQQELWIKSNFTVWKSEQEEEAKRQMADNPRYKAYRRYMKNRGPQRIAFED